One Nitrospinota bacterium genomic window carries:
- a CDS encoding FRG domain-containing protein — MSHESKKDKNSSIKKIPLKSWEEFEDAIEEEYQSHEELKKSYPKVPNLLFRGQKNACWPLETTLERYVRDKKVTKREYSQEEYLNILKAVKPAINSLANKPEFEKFSNDPLAKEPSYYEFMIYIRHHGFPSPLLDWTRSPYVSGYFAFNDSKDEMDEDVAIYSFLEKELWFKSASSNTPQILGLGSDVVAHKRHYQQQGEYTVCFIEPTGSGFVYGNPNNRIFTSHEKVTFGDSQDFLRKYIIPSTERKKVLRKLDLMNINAFSLFGNEESLMDTLAYQEIEKRR; from the coding sequence ATGTCTCATGAATCAAAGAAAGATAAAAATTCTAGCATAAAGAAAATTCCTTTAAAAAGTTGGGAAGAATTTGAAGATGCAATTGAGGAGGAATACCAATCTCATGAGGAATTAAAAAAAAGTTACCCTAAGGTTCCTAACCTTTTATTTAGAGGCCAAAAAAACGCTTGTTGGCCATTGGAAACAACTCTTGAAAGATATGTTAGAGATAAAAAGGTGACTAAGCGGGAATACTCTCAGGAAGAATATTTAAATATTCTTAAGGCTGTTAAGCCCGCGATTAATTCACTGGCAAACAAGCCTGAGTTTGAAAAATTTTCCAATGATCCATTAGCTAAAGAACCTTCTTATTATGAATTCATGATTTATATACGGCATCATGGTTTTCCATCACCCTTATTGGATTGGACGCGTTCTCCTTACGTGAGCGGCTATTTTGCATTCAATGACTCAAAGGATGAGATGGATGAGGACGTTGCTATTTATTCATTTTTGGAAAAAGAGCTCTGGTTTAAATCGGCGAGTTCAAATACGCCTCAAATTTTAGGGTTAGGTTCTGACGTAGTGGCACACAAAAGACATTATCAACAGCAAGGTGAGTACACAGTTTGCTTTATTGAGCCTACAGGTAGCGGATTTGTTTACGGTAACCCCAATAACAGAATTTTTACCAGTCACGAAAAAGTTACATTTGGTGACAGTCAAGACTTCCTAAGGAAGTATATTATTCCCTCCACGGAGAGAAAAAAGGTTCTGAGGAAACTTGACCTCATGAACATTAACGCTTTCTCACTTTTTGGAAACGAAGAAAGCTTAATGGATACACTTGCCTACCAGGAAATTGAAAAGAGACGATAG
- a CDS encoding menaquinone biosynthesis decarboxylase, whose amino-acid sequence MAFYSLKEFIVALEQEDELVRISEPVSPVLEIAEITDRVSKMPGGGKALLFENVEGSAMPVLINAFGSTRRMNLALGVDDIEDIAREIDRYLKIAPPATLLDKVKLLPLLLNAANFPPKIVGASKAPCQEVVHTGDAVDLGTIPILQCWPDDAGRFITLPVVINRSADDKLRNVGLYRMQVYDKNTTGMHWHIHKDGAHFFHEYRRQNKRMEVAVAIGADPAVCYAASAPLPYGIDEFLLAGFIRKSAVPLVKCKTVNLEVPATAEIVLEGYIDPNEMRLEGPFGDHTGYYSQDDDYPVFHVTAITHRKDPVYLTTIVGIPPQEDYYLGKATERIFLPLMRTQLPEIVDMDMPLEGVFHNSVILSIDKRYPMQARRLMSALWGLGQMSFVKTILVVDADVDVHSTEAVLKVLLNRMDLKRDLFFSEGILDVLNHGSDQALYGSKLGIDATTKIEGEPGFGEDLLTRRPSANLPNPKAVVDRFKEVKDCRILDLEVRHPVMFVAYDKTRPHQPKEFISAFFKNPGFATISILIVLEAHVDLQDYSQVMWKFFNNLDPKRDFHFVGKNLGIDVTRKLPEEGYEQDWPDEIVMSQAIKDQVQGKWGKLFGEERR is encoded by the coding sequence ATGGCCTTCTACTCCCTTAAAGAATTTATCGTTGCGCTCGAGCAGGAAGATGAGCTGGTGCGAATCTCGGAGCCGGTTTCTCCCGTTCTGGAGATTGCCGAGATCACCGACCGGGTGTCCAAAATGCCCGGCGGCGGCAAAGCGTTGTTATTCGAAAACGTGGAAGGCTCCGCCATGCCGGTGCTGATCAATGCGTTCGGCAGTACGCGCCGCATGAACCTGGCTCTTGGCGTTGACGACATCGAAGATATCGCGCGGGAAATTGACCGTTACCTGAAAATCGCCCCACCTGCGACGCTTCTGGATAAAGTCAAACTGCTTCCGCTATTATTGAACGCGGCGAATTTCCCGCCAAAAATAGTGGGTGCCAGCAAGGCCCCCTGTCAGGAAGTGGTGCACACAGGCGACGCCGTCGATCTTGGAACCATTCCCATTCTCCAGTGCTGGCCCGATGACGCCGGACGGTTCATTACCTTGCCTGTCGTTATCAACCGCAGTGCCGACGATAAATTGAGAAACGTCGGCCTCTACCGCATGCAGGTCTACGATAAAAATACCACCGGCATGCACTGGCACATCCATAAGGACGGGGCGCATTTTTTCCACGAGTACCGCCGTCAAAATAAGAGAATGGAAGTTGCGGTCGCCATCGGCGCCGATCCTGCGGTGTGCTATGCCGCGTCCGCTCCCCTGCCCTACGGCATCGATGAATTTCTGCTGGCGGGCTTCATCCGTAAATCGGCAGTGCCGCTGGTGAAATGTAAGACGGTGAACCTTGAGGTCCCGGCCACGGCAGAAATCGTTCTCGAAGGTTATATCGACCCCAATGAGATGCGGTTGGAAGGTCCCTTCGGCGATCACACCGGATACTATTCGCAGGATGACGACTACCCGGTATTCCATGTGACCGCCATCACCCACCGCAAAGATCCCGTCTACCTGACCACCATCGTCGGCATTCCGCCGCAGGAAGATTATTATCTGGGCAAGGCGACGGAGCGCATCTTTCTGCCGCTCATGCGCACGCAACTGCCGGAAATCGTCGATATGGACATGCCGCTGGAAGGCGTGTTTCACAACTCGGTGATCCTCTCCATCGACAAACGCTATCCCATGCAGGCCCGGCGCCTGATGAGCGCCCTGTGGGGCCTGGGGCAGATGAGTTTTGTTAAAACCATTCTGGTGGTCGATGCGGATGTAGATGTTCACAGCACTGAAGCCGTTCTCAAGGTGCTTCTCAACCGCATGGATTTAAAACGTGATTTGTTTTTCTCGGAAGGCATTCTCGACGTTTTGAACCACGGCTCCGATCAGGCCCTGTATGGCTCGAAACTGGGAATCGACGCCACCACAAAAATCGAAGGTGAACCGGGGTTTGGAGAAGATCTTTTGACTCGCCGCCCATCCGCAAATCTGCCCAACCCGAAGGCGGTGGTCGATCGGTTCAAAGAAGTGAAGGATTGCAGAATTCTGGATTTAGAAGTCCGGCATCCCGTGATGTTCGTGGCCTACGATAAAACCCGTCCTCATCAGCCGAAGGAATTCATTTCCGCTTTTTTCAAGAATCCGGGATTTGCCACGATATCCATCCTCATCGTCCTGGAAGCCCATGTCGATTTGCAGGATTATTCTCAAGTCATGTGGAAGTTCTTCAACAACCTCGACCCCAAACGGGATTTTCATTTTGTGGGAAAAAACCTGGGAATCGACGTGACCCGCAAACTCCCCGAGGAAGGCTATGAGCAGGATTGGCCCGATGAAATCGTCATGTCCCAGGCGATTAAAGATCAGGTGCAGGGGAAATGGGGAAAATTGTTTGGTGAGGAAAGGAGATAG
- a CDS encoding ABC transporter permease, which produces MIFYFFKRLLHGIPVLITVITLTFGIMHLVPGGPFDTEKKLPPEIIANIEAKYHLNEPLITQYLLYMKQVLQGDLGPSYKYIGRDVSAIIAETFPVSLTLGLCAVVVILGFGIPAGIISAYWRNSAVDRTCVFVATLGISVPSFVLGTVLVWGLSHKLHWLPPALWEGPRHVVMPAIALGAGFAGYIARLTRSTVLDVLTSDYIRTARAKGLSEPVVLLKHALKNSIYPIVSVMGPLVAGLVTGSFVIEFIFSIPGMGSFFITAVTNRDYPLIMGVTLVYAVLIVLANIVVDMLYVWLDPRVSLGK; this is translated from the coding sequence ATGATTTTCTACTTTTTTAAACGCTTACTGCATGGCATTCCGGTATTGATCACGGTTATCACATTAACCTTCGGCATCATGCATCTCGTTCCCGGCGGACCGTTCGACACCGAGAAAAAACTGCCTCCTGAGATTATCGCCAATATCGAAGCCAAGTATCATCTCAATGAACCGCTGATAACGCAATACCTGCTTTATATGAAACAGGTGTTGCAAGGTGATCTGGGGCCGTCTTATAAATACATTGGCCGGGATGTGTCCGCTATTATCGCAGAAACGTTTCCCGTGTCATTGACGTTGGGCCTCTGCGCGGTGGTGGTCATTTTAGGTTTTGGCATTCCAGCGGGAATCATATCCGCTTATTGGCGCAACTCGGCGGTGGACCGGACCTGTGTTTTTGTGGCGACGTTGGGGATTTCCGTCCCCAGTTTTGTATTGGGAACGGTACTGGTCTGGGGGCTTTCCCATAAACTGCATTGGCTGCCTCCGGCTTTATGGGAGGGGCCGCGTCATGTGGTGATGCCCGCCATCGCTTTGGGAGCAGGGTTCGCCGGATACATCGCCCGTTTGACCCGGTCCACGGTGCTCGACGTGCTGACATCCGATTACATCCGCACGGCGCGCGCCAAGGGATTGTCGGAGCCTGTGGTGTTGTTGAAACACGCGCTTAAAAATTCCATTTATCCTATCGTTTCGGTGATGGGGCCGCTCGTGGCCGGGCTGGTGACGGGGTCGTTCGTCATCGAATTTATTTTTTCGATCCCCGGCATGGGCAGTTTTTTCATCACCGCCGTGACCAACCGCGATTATCCGCTGATTATGGGGGTGACGCTGGTGTATGCGGTGTTGATCGTTTTGGCCAATATAGTGGTCGATATGCTTTATGTTTGGCTGGACCCCAGAGTTTCATTGGGGAAATAG
- a CDS encoding ABC transporter permease, with amino-acid sequence MNKFPLSSKLSALFLLLLSLAAIFAPWVAPFSYETQDTLNTLASPNPANWLGTDRLGRDLLSRMIYGARVSLFVGVVTTLLAIVIGTIYGAVSGYIGKRTDNVMMRFVDVVFALPDLLMIILITVVMGRGVTGIFIALTLVSWVTVARLVRGEVLRIKELPYIEASRALGAGHLRIFTREIFPNMVGLLIITLSFRIPVTILAESTLSFIGLGITPPFSSWGTLANDGWTAVKFYPHLILFPAMAIFLTILAFNFLGEGLRDALDPRA; translated from the coding sequence ATGAATAAATTCCCCCTATCCTCCAAACTCAGCGCGTTGTTCTTGTTGCTTCTCTCATTAGCCGCTATTTTCGCCCCGTGGGTGGCTCCCTTTTCCTATGAAACTCAGGACACGTTAAATACCCTGGCTTCTCCCAACCCGGCGAATTGGCTGGGTACGGACCGCCTGGGCCGGGATTTATTATCCCGCATGATTTACGGAGCGCGGGTTTCTCTGTTTGTCGGGGTGGTCACCACGTTACTGGCGATCGTCATCGGCACGATTTACGGCGCGGTCTCGGGATATATCGGCAAAAGGACGGACAACGTCATGATGCGCTTCGTCGATGTGGTCTTTGCGCTCCCCGATCTTTTGATGATCATTCTGATCACGGTGGTGATGGGCCGGGGGGTGACGGGGATCTTCATTGCCTTAACGCTTGTCAGCTGGGTGACGGTGGCCCGGCTGGTTCGTGGGGAAGTTCTGCGCATCAAGGAATTGCCCTATATAGAGGCGTCCAGGGCTCTTGGAGCCGGTCATTTGCGCATCTTCACACGGGAAATTTTCCCCAATATGGTTGGTTTGTTGATTATTACCCTGAGCTTCCGCATCCCCGTGACCATTCTCGCCGAATCGACCCTCAGTTTTATTGGACTGGGGATCACGCCACCTTTTAGCAGTTGGGGAACCCTGGCCAACGATGGCTGGACGGCGGTCAAGTTTTATCCGCACCTGATTCTCTTTCCCGCAATGGCCATATTTTTAACCATTCTTGCGTTTAATTTTCTGGGAGAAGGGTTACGAGACGCTTTGGACCCTCGGGCCTGA
- a CDS encoding DUF1566 domain-containing protein, producing MEDAQASPEKKEEATEVAEKVATPKPAAKAKPAAKEKAPAKPLVDNGDGTVTDPNSGLMWKKTDAWIDMHKFYLWSNHREYVDKFNKEKFAGYENWRIPSKAEAMTIFDNTKECMDKNGTLFPLDPIFEAGGASNTWISECTDEKIIRFDGKIGVDTPYPNQDVWSSMRLVRKEGEAPPAPVGVDPVAIEAEAASAPAETADSKAAPASGKPAAPKPAVAKAASGGGTPAPTPKKEFSSAERAAMLARAKAHAADKRARKAKG from the coding sequence ATGGAAGACGCGCAAGCTTCGCCCGAAAAAAAAGAGGAAGCAACCGAAGTGGCTGAAAAAGTAGCAACACCCAAACCCGCCGCCAAAGCCAAACCCGCCGCAAAAGAAAAAGCTCCCGCCAAGCCGTTGGTCGATAACGGAGATGGCACCGTCACCGATCCTAATTCTGGATTGATGTGGAAAAAAACCGATGCGTGGATTGACATGCACAAGTTTTACCTCTGGTCGAACCACCGGGAATATGTAGATAAATTCAATAAGGAAAAATTCGCAGGTTATGAAAACTGGCGCATTCCCAGTAAAGCCGAAGCGATGACGATTTTTGATAATACTAAGGAATGTATGGATAAAAACGGGACTCTGTTTCCCCTCGACCCCATATTTGAAGCCGGTGGGGCCAGTAACACCTGGATCAGCGAATGCACAGATGAAAAGATTATTCGCTTTGATGGTAAAATAGGCGTGGATACTCCTTATCCGAATCAGGACGTTTGGTCCTCCATGCGGTTGGTTCGCAAGGAAGGGGAGGCTCCGCCTGCACCTGTTGGAGTAGATCCTGTTGCGATCGAGGCCGAAGCGGCTTCAGCCCCGGCGGAAACTGCGGATTCCAAAGCGGCCCCTGCATCTGGCAAACCGGCGGCCCCAAAACCTGCGGTAGCCAAAGCAGCATCTGGCGGTGGGACTCCGGCACCGACACCCAAAAAAGAATTCTCATCGGCAGAAAGAGCCGCCATGCTGGCAAGGGCCAAGGCGCATGCGGCGGATAAGAGAGCTCGCAAGGCAAAAGGCTAA
- a CDS encoding DnaJ domain-containing protein produces the protein MSQIKNYYKTLGVEKSASFADIKKRYRELAKKHHPDVNNGSEKAENNFKIISVAYTVLSDKKKRKEYDQTYQQKSQQRRPTPGGTTWTDAQDDFNFRKRRPEQHGDFRQTPPEEEQKFDPEFPTRGFDLQFMVELPLSTIALGGTIPYSYEKYFKCLDCDGTGSIDEKECSVCKGKRLVVKAATVNAKIPPGVGDRYTLRINNEGGEGKNGGPPGDLLLQVCLQPHPRFKRMKDDIYAEVLISPELAENGGPLEIETLDSVQTIQVEDGTLTGEELRLPGLGAAILWGKKRGDFVVRFKIEED, from the coding sequence ATGAGCCAGATAAAGAATTATTACAAAACTCTTGGCGTTGAAAAATCCGCTTCATTTGCAGATATTAAAAAACGCTACCGCGAACTGGCCAAGAAACACCACCCCGATGTTAATAATGGCAGTGAAAAAGCGGAAAACAATTTCAAGATCATCTCCGTTGCCTATACGGTTCTCAGCGACAAAAAAAAGCGCAAAGAATACGACCAGACCTATCAACAGAAATCTCAACAGCGTCGGCCAACTCCGGGCGGAACCACTTGGACCGATGCGCAGGATGATTTTAATTTCAGGAAGCGGCGGCCTGAGCAACACGGGGATTTTCGCCAGACCCCTCCCGAGGAAGAGCAGAAATTCGATCCGGAATTTCCCACTAGAGGCTTCGACCTGCAATTCATGGTCGAACTTCCTCTCAGCACCATCGCTTTGGGAGGCACCATTCCCTACAGCTATGAAAAATATTTCAAATGCCTGGATTGCGATGGAACCGGAAGCATCGACGAGAAGGAATGCTCCGTCTGCAAGGGAAAACGTCTGGTGGTCAAGGCCGCGACCGTGAACGCCAAAATCCCCCCTGGAGTGGGGGACCGTTACACCCTCCGCATCAACAATGAAGGCGGGGAAGGCAAAAATGGCGGACCTCCCGGAGATTTGTTATTGCAGGTGTGTTTGCAACCTCACCCCCGGTTCAAGCGGATGAAAGACGACATCTATGCAGAAGTCCTGATTTCCCCTGAGTTAGCTGAAAATGGCGGTCCTCTGGAAATTGAGACGTTGGATTCGGTTCAAACAATACAGGTGGAGGATGGAACACTCACCGGGGAAGAACTTCGACTGCCCGGTTTGGGAGCGGCAATTCTTTGGGGGAAAAAACGCGGAGACTTTGTCGTCAGATTCAAAATTGAAGAGGACTGA
- a CDS encoding Slp family lipoprotein has product MEKIPVKILIPFILLTIVACAHPVSQGMRATLDPGISVSGLFESPDNYVGKRVMLGGVVVETRNFPEKSEIEVVQKEIDSSGRVSANDATFGRFIFRQRGYLESEIYAKGREVIGVGKVVGSQLGKIGDREYLFPVVEVEELHLIKNYPQSPYYYNDPFYPYYFEFFYYPLHRRYYRHPYLY; this is encoded by the coding sequence ATGGAAAAAATTCCGGTAAAAATCTTAATTCCCTTCATTCTACTGACAATAGTGGCGTGTGCGCATCCTGTTTCCCAAGGCATGCGGGCGACTCTGGACCCTGGTATCAGTGTGTCTGGCCTGTTTGAATCGCCAGATAATTATGTGGGTAAAAGGGTGATGCTGGGTGGAGTCGTCGTCGAGACCCGAAATTTCCCCGAGAAAAGCGAAATTGAAGTGGTGCAGAAGGAAATCGATTCTTCCGGGCGTGTGAGTGCCAATGATGCAACTTTTGGACGCTTTATATTCCGTCAGCGGGGATATCTGGAGTCCGAAATTTATGCCAAAGGGCGGGAGGTCATTGGAGTGGGTAAAGTGGTGGGTAGTCAGCTTGGGAAAATAGGGGACCGGGAATACCTGTTTCCTGTTGTCGAAGTTGAAGAATTGCATCTCATCAAAAATTACCCGCAATCCCCTTACTATTACAACGACCCTTTTTATCCCTATTATTTTGAATTTTTTTATTACCCGTTGCACAGACGTTATTACCGCCACCCGTATTTATATTAA
- a CDS encoding Slp family lipoprotein, producing MKFRLNRNFLWMILILCGCAPVLSQAVTDASDRNVLFGDLQRNTDRYIGKSVLFGGTIIRVGNDPEGGWAKILQRPLGFRMEPEMDDQTGGRFLLLTNEILDEQIFSKGRKITLVGKVEGKEPRSLDKISYDYPLLRVQEYHLWPLSQNRTGPGPDFHFSLGIFGSF from the coding sequence ATGAAATTCCGACTCAACCGCAATTTCCTTTGGATGATTCTCATTTTATGCGGCTGTGCACCCGTCCTGTCGCAGGCTGTCACTGATGCGTCCGACCGCAATGTTCTATTCGGAGATTTGCAGCGCAACACTGACAGGTACATCGGTAAATCGGTTTTGTTTGGCGGAACCATCATTCGGGTGGGTAATGACCCTGAAGGGGGTTGGGCGAAAATTCTGCAAAGACCGCTGGGGTTCCGAATGGAACCGGAAATGGATGACCAGACCGGTGGGCGTTTTTTATTGCTGACCAACGAAATTCTGGACGAGCAGATTTTTTCCAAGGGACGAAAAATCACCCTGGTTGGAAAAGTGGAAGGCAAAGAACCCCGGTCCCTGGATAAAATCAGCTATGACTACCCTCTACTGCGCGTTCAGGAATACCATCTCTGGCCCTTAAGCCAAAATCGCACGGGTCCCGGACCCGACTTTCATTTCAGTCTGGGAATATTTGGTTCTTTCTAG